Part of the Periophthalmus magnuspinnatus isolate fPerMag1 chromosome 23, fPerMag1.2.pri, whole genome shotgun sequence genome, AACCAATCTGTGAACTATAGAATCATTTGCCATGCGACCAtacataattaaaatattactgTTGAACTGCACTGAGCTTTCCTATGACATTATTTGTTGAAGCCATTACATCACATGGATAATACTGCAGCAAAACTGCTctttttgaggtttttattgctcataagAGAAAATTGCAGTCTGCACTGTATTGCCTTTCAATATTTGATAACCTCAAGCTTGCATAGCTTTTCATGACACATGGGTCACTGTAGGATGCAGTATCCAGGTCTGAAAGATGAAGGCTCAAACTATTTTGTAATTTCAAAATGGTATTTACTATTCAGCAGTGCCTTGATGTGCCTCATTTGCGTTTTTTCATTTGCCTCATTTCAAAGTGGGAGCCATAACTTTTCCCAACACAGCAGCTCCTTCCATCTCTCAGTAATTGCTCTCTCCATCTACTGAAAGGAGGAAAAATATAAGGTAATAAAGAGCAATGCCATTTAGCTGCTAGCCTAATGAGAAGTGTTGCGCAAAGGCACAATCAATTTCTAATGTGCTAGTTTACAGCCCCCGACAGAAAGGCAGCAGTCGATACAGGCACAGCAAGTTTAATAATCAGTCTACAGTCTACAGTGCTGCATTATGGGAAAATAAAACCGCAATACGAAGAGCAATGAGTGTGTCAGAACCACTCGGAGGAAATTGGTTGAGAAAGATGGAGTAGCATTGATGGCTGCTGAAATATTAACAAGATTCGTGGTAAGTAAGGAAGTCAAAAACATGGATCAATTATAGTAGTGGGATTTTGCAGTTAGGATTCAGGCTTAGTTACAAAACAATaagaaaatcattaaaaaatatattttttacagtaaagGGGTTTTAAAGGGTCAGTTAACAAACTCATAGAAAAGgccatgaataaaaaaaaaaaaaagttccaataGATTTTACATGGTGTGATACTAAACTAACACAAGGATAATTCGATAAATAGTGGATATCGCATGAGCATATTATTGGGCATATGGGTGAAGTTAATATTAGATGAGATTTTGATTCACTGTGGAGCGCTCTCGTCTTCGTCGTCCTCTGACTCTTCCTGTTGACTTTTCGTCTGTAGAGAAACAAGAAACAGGCCAACGGATGTTAAAGCTTGAATACTTCAGTCTTACAAATTAGGACTTtgtaaaataggaaaaaaactgtttctgttatgcttgtctctgtggagatgttattgctttaccctgaatgttccacagcatagcattaaacCTGTAACTCCATGGtgataagcaggtgacaccaccaggtcaatcttgaggagaggtgaccccactcacagtaacagTGCAtatatttcaaggtatttttgagcagtaaaagcaAGAGTAAAGAAATGAATACTAGACAAATTTAATGTcttactgttgaacatttcaggcaaagtgataacatctccatggaaactctctagcagaaaagttgcatagtgaacctttaagtgCCAGCTAGATTTTTAAGTCCAGCCAAAGGAAAATTAAGGGTAGGTCAGGTGTAGGCAAACTGATTTACCAGCTTGAGGAAGTCAATGAGTTTGTATGCGTCTTCTCCTGTTGAGAGGTCCACAAAGTCCCGAGGGATCCTGTAGCTAAGACAGGGGCTGGGTTGAACAGTCACTTCACTAGTGGTGTACCGAAAAGCAGGGCCCTCCTAGgcaaaatacagtatatttaaatccagtttaGAGTTGTTCTCAAACTTTTTCCGCCAACAAATTTCAAAACACAGAACTCAACTGAAGAACCATGATGTATCCAAAACAGAATTGCACCAGTTGAAATCTGGTGTACACAAGGACTCAATTAACTTTAAACCCaactaaaacagcactaaaaaTACTTcctaaactataataaataaagatataaaatCACTAGAATAGTTTGATAACCATGAGCTCAACATCATCTGATTAGGTACATTTGAACATTCTAAACATTTGCAAACCTGCTGCTGTGTGATTTCTCCAGAAGACAGCTCTTCCCAGGTGAACAGGAGTGAGTCCGTCACTTCACCAAAAGGGTTAAAATCAATGAGCCACACTCTCCcctgcaaaaaatacaaattattcaaatccctatttatattttatttttattaagtatgTTTCCGGAGTGATGACAAATTGATGTGAACTATTGtcataaatataatgtttttaccgCTAAATTGTGAAGcctgtttacatgcacaagaACTGCTAAAAGCTTTTGTTGAAACATCTGGGATTTTTGCGACTAAAGAAAAAATTTTAACCAATGAAAAAAGTCTTACCTGGCTGTCTCTGTAGGCGtcaaaaacaactgtaacacaGCATAAGAAAAAGTCCTTAGCATGTATATGCCACATACGCTGCATCAATAATGTAAGCTTTAGCTGAAAAGAAAGCTAGCTCAATAATTCAATCATGATACATAGTTGTAATTATGTTGTAGTTACTCACAGTCCTCGTCTAAGAAGGTGTACTGAATGTTTTTGCTGAAGAAGTCTTGAATAGCATAAGTGATGATGTCCTCCTGCTTTAGGATGTGGTGGTAAAACTGAGTGTAGTCTCTTTGGGAAATGGCTGCAAAAAGTCACAACATGTTAGGGATGTCACATATTTTTACTGTTACAATTATTTTGTGAAGAAACATCACAACTTTACGATTATTCACTATTAACCAATATATGATGCAAACAGCAATGTTGTCCTTTTATTCACAGTGTTACAACAtgatttgaaaaacacattttattctttGCATTCTCACATTTAGTTGGAGGATGAGccaatttcacatgtttttggGTTGACGAAGGaaataatactactgctactactcaaAAGAACCCCAGCCAGCCATGTCACTTTAAAGTATGATGcattatgtatttgtattttaatatggaGATAAAAAACATACAGCATTATCACTATTATACAAACTACCTTTTTGATGATAACTGGAATGTAGTGTAGCAATGCTTACCAATGAGTTTATTCTCTTTGACAAAACAGCGAAACTCTCCTCCAGGAATCAGCTCACTCCACTTCCGGAGGACAAGCTGAGGACAACAGCAAATCAGATCAGTAATGACAGCTCAAACATCTGGTCCAGTCATAAAACTTTAGGCACCTCATAGCTGATGACAGGATCTGGAGAGTCCTGGTCGCTGCACTGAAGAAACCTATAAAGACAACAGCAAGAGGAATCTGAAATGctgttttgatgtatttttaagtGGAAACAAACATTTCTGGCTTAAAATAACACaagttacattttgaataaaaggtATTGTATGGTACTGGAACATAGCTTGTATGCATTATATTTACATCTTGGGCCACATTTCCAAAAACACATGGATCAGTTTAGCCCATATTGATGGCAGCTCCGTGGGATTAGATCAATTTGATCTATGTAATGCatgtataataaaaaataaagccctTACCCTTTTATTACAAAcagttatacaatatatattttttgtataaattttgtttaaattgtgtTCATATTTTGGacaaatatattaataaaaatgtaaagtgtAGGTATGAATGGCCTTTTCTGAATGCACTGTTaattttaccatcttaaaagtAAACAGTGAAAATTATTATGAAACAAAGATTTTATGCGTTGTTTGgttgaaactgaaaaaagatACCTGAACACTGTACACACCCAAGCTTAAGATGTCTAAATCTAGTAAAAGTAGTCACAGTAGAATCAAATTACTTTCCATCTCATAAACATTTGCAGAGGGCTGTGCAGTGCAATAAATCATAGAGGGTCAAATGATTGTGATGCTCAGCTCAAAGTCTGAAGCATAAATCCACATCTCAGAGCTGTCTGCAAAATGcctgttgttattttttcacGGCACAGCCCAATCAGTGCTTCCTGCCAAAACCTGGTTATTTTTGATATTGGCTGTCATCAGAAAGTTGAATTGATGTGTGGGTGTATTGCAGAGACAGGCTTACGGTTGAGTGAGGTCGTGGGTGATGAAGTCTGAACTTTTAAACAGAAGAAATATGTCACTGAGGCTGCTGCACTGAAGGGAACTGTTCAAGGCAATCCAGTTGGCATCCTGAACATAacagataaaatgtgtttagtttatgTGTAATTTTTACAGCATAGCCGTGATCATGTTTGTACCCGTGGTGAGCTCCAGTTAAGTTTAGGAAACACACTTCCGCCTAGAGCATTTATTGACTCCAACACTTTAGAGGTGAATTCTGGGAACTCTGGAGCCTGTAGTAAACAgagatttttaacattttaatatttgagatattaaaaggatttttttaaatttttttttacatttacgtATTCATGGCTTGATACTAAACTGACAATTAATACTTAACATCACTATACCTTCTTTAtcgtaaatgtaatgtaatgtttctttttagatagtcaaaactaaaataaaaattggcCTACCTAAAAATCTGCTGCCTATTATATACATTATCTTGATGTTATACTGTTCATCCATgtttatgtaattttatttattcaaagtttATCTTTCATTTTGTGAACTCTAATTtagttttatataaatgttggtCAAACATTTGTATTAGCTCCTTAGTAAACTAAGGCTGCTCCTTTTGCATTTTTCAATTTCTTTCCTTATTCCACTTTACTTACAGTAACTGTAGTTGTTGTTTCATCATCTGACCACTAGAGAGAAACAAAGCCATGTTATAAATCAATAAATCTTTTTAATTGTAGAACGCTAACACAATTTGAGTGTTTAATGTTTACCTGGACGTCTTCTTCTGTGTCTAAATCACTGTTAATATTTATCTGCTCTGTGTTATGATCACTGAAGAGCAGAAGATTACAGGGGTTAAGCAATGCATGGGTTTATACAGTTACCTTCtgctatatttatatatattgcaattttatattttcttctcaCCTTCCAGACACTACCAATGTACCATCGTCTAGCAAGTAATCTATTACATTTTGAGGCAGTGGGAGGATCAGACTGCAAGACgagacaaaacaaataataaaaccacaaaacaaGATTTATGTTCTAAGCATAAAACCTGTTTCAgtgtaaaacataaattactAGTGAGATCAAGATGAAAACACAACTGGTTCATTCATGTTCTGTGTAGCAGTGATGATAGAATACATTGGATGCTAACCTACATTAACAAACCGACCAGCTGTCTTTTACCCCCTGTGTATGTAGTATTGGTTTTCTCACTAAATGCACGTTTAAAAGACACTTACCTTTTAATAGTATGTTTTTTAAATAGTGGATACCAGACCGAAAATTGACAGTTGACAACTTGCTCCTTCTTCATGCTGCAATATCCTGTAACGGAAGTGTGTCCGACGACAAAATAGTGCCCCACGATCGCATCTCTACATATATTTTCTTCAGGAAAAACACGTGCAATTGAGTCTTGTAAATAACACCCGTAATGTTGTAAATTAATACTATAAGAAGAAGCAAtatgtgtattatatttgtttttattttacaaaacacgGAAGACTTTTTAAAACGTACTAGTAGGTGTGACCAAATCTGCCTTGTTACAAAGATCGTTTATTGATAGCACAATTACTTTCACCAAGCATTATACGTTATAATTTCGACTGTATATCATCCTATATAATCGCTATTTTAACCAATTTACAGCTATTTATCAACATAATCATCTATTAATAAACTATCAAAACTATTTGGCTCATGCTTATTTCCCATGGGTCTATTAGATTTTTCCCCTAGGAGTGGGTAGCATTACCTCCATTTCATATCTTCACCTCAACTTACACTACGCTGGACTTTCACGTGAGTTAAATTTTGttttaccatttttaaatacttcTACAATCTTGCGTAAAATACCACTGTTAGCTGTATTAAACGAATATCCTTATTTGAGATTATGTAAGTATTTAAATCTAATTTTGGTTTAGTAAATAATGGATTGGGAATTACAACAGCCATCTAAATGTTAACTAACCAAACATCCCCTTGAAAATATCGTTTCGAGTACTTGCTAAACCTGTAACTTTACTTTATCTTGCctattttttaactttaggGATTCTGTTGCAAAAATGAGTAACGGAGAACAACCCAGCGTGACCACTGAACCCCATATAGTCAAAGAAGAGGTGGATAAAAACAGATGAATTGCTCTAATAATGTGCTTTGATTATCAAGATTTACActgcttttgttgttttaggTGATAGCTTCAGGAAAATGGGTGAAGCTGGAGAAGACCACGTATGTTGACCCACTTGGTAACACTAGGTACAACATGTCTCTAATATAAActcttaatacttttacatccTTACCTTTCTTAATACTATGTTTTATCCAACAGAATATGGGAGACTGTGAAACGGACCACCAGGCAAGCCACACAAGCAGATGGTAGGATTCTTACTAGTAGCATAGTACGATAGCATATTTTCTTTCAACGTGGGGCAGTCTTGAATTGATGCTTTGTAGCTAATGCCATCAACATTCTGTAgggttgtgatgctaactgaaggcactactctgtcaAAAGCTatattaaactttaatctgagctgtaTTTTA contains:
- the cdc123 gene encoding cell division cycle protein 123 homolog; this encodes MKKEQVVNCQFSVWYPLFKKHTIKSLILPLPQNVIDYLLDDGTLVVSGSDHNTEQININSDLDTEEDVQWSDDETTTTVTAPEFPEFTSKVLESINALGGSVFPKLNWSSPRDANWIALNSSLQCSSLSDIFLLFKSSDFITHDLTQPFLQCSDQDSPDPVISYELVLRKWSELIPGGEFRCFVKENKLIAISQRDYTQFYHHILKQEDIITYAIQDFFSKNIQYTFLDEDFVFDAYRDSQGRVWLIDFNPFGEVTDSLLFTWEELSSGEITQQQEGPAFRYTTSEVTVQPSPCLSYRIPRDFVDLSTGEDAYKLIDFLKLTKSQQEESEDDEDESAPQ